A genome region from Choloepus didactylus isolate mChoDid1 chromosome 12, mChoDid1.pri, whole genome shotgun sequence includes the following:
- the SMAD9 gene encoding mothers against decapentaplegic homolog 9, whose product MHSSMAISSLFSFTSPAVKRLLGWKQGDEEEKWAEKAVDSLVKKLKKKKGAMDELERALSCPGQPSRCVTIPRSLDGRLQVSHRKGLPHVIYCRVWRWPDLQSHHELKPLECCEFPFGSKQKEVCINPYHYRRVETPGEPYPAGVHLYYVGGEVYAECVSDSSIFVQSRNCNYQHGFHPATVCKIPSGCSLRVFNNQLFAQLLAQSVQHGFEVVYELTKMCTIRMSFVKGWGAEYHRQDVTSTPCWIEIHLHGPLQWLDKVLTQMGSPHNPISSVS is encoded by the exons ATGCACTCCAGCATGGCCATCAGCTCCCTCTTCTCCTTCACCAGCCCGGCAGTGAAGAGGCTGCTGGGCTGGAAGCAAGGAGATGAAGAGGAGAAGTGGGCGGAGAAGGCGGTGGACTCGCTGGTGAAGAAGttgaagaagaagaagggggCCATGGACGAGCTGGAGCGGGCCCTCAGCTGCCCGGGGCAGCCCAGCCGGTGCGTGACGATCCCGCGGTCCCTGGACGGGCGGCTGCAGGTGTCCCACCGCAAGGGCCTGCCCCACGTCATCTACTGCCGGGTGTGGCGCTGGCCCGACCTGCAGTCCCACCACGAGCTGAAGCCGCTGGAGTGCTGCGAGTTCCCGTTCGGCTCCAAGCAGAAGGAGGTGTGCATCAACCCCTACCACTACCGCCGCGTGGAGACCCCAGGTGAGCCCTA TCCCGCAGGTGTGCACCTGTACTACGTGGGCGGCGAGGTCTACGCCGAGTGCGTGAGCGACAGCAGCATCTTCGTGCAGAGCCGCAACTGCAACTACCAGCACGGCTTCCACCCGGCCACCGTCTGCAAGATCCCGAGCGGCTGCAGCCTCCGCGTCTTCAACAACCAGCTCTTCGCGCAGCTGCTGGCCCAGTCCGTGCAGCACGGCTTCGAGGTCGTCTACGAGCTGACCAAGATGTGCACCATCAGGATGAGCTTTGTCAAG GGCTGGGGAGCCGAGTACCATCGCCAGGATGTCACCAGCACTCCCTGCTGGATTGAGATCCACCTCCACGGACCGCTGCAGTGGCTGGACAAGGTTCTGACCCAGATGGGCTCGCCACACAACCCGATTTCTTCAGTGTCTTAA